A window of Ruminiclostridium herbifermentans genomic DNA:
CTTACTATGGAAGTATATGAATTAATGCAATACCTACAACAGACTCAAGACTATATCGAATATTCCTTCTACAAAAATTCATCTGAAATTATGGAAGCCATAATGAAAAATGGATTAGACAAAGTATTAAATATAATATCTATTCACGAAAAACAAAAAGGCTTTTTTGAATGCTCAAGTACTTGGGAGGTAGATGCTAGCACCTGTTATAGCAAATTTATTACAATAAATTTATCAGGTGAAATGATATTTATAACAGAAGTTTTAGATAATAGCAATACTTCTTCAGACTCTTCAAACTCTAAAAGTCATATAGAAAACATATTTGGAGCTACTACGTTTGATATTGATGTTCAAAAAGAGTATGGTGAGATAATAAGTCTATTAAAAAGCAAGCCTCTTAATAGTATTGAAAAAAATATCCTGACAAAAGTTGTTGCTGCTTTTTTTAGATAACATTTAATAAGCATGTTCTAATGTATATAGTTTAAAAAAGTTCAAAGCATAGATGATTGTCTTTTTTTATAAACCTTCTCTGAAATATCTAGCAGTTAATATTCCAGTTCAATTGATTATGTTTGAAGATTATGTTAATAAATCAACTTTCCAAGTTATAATTACTAGTATAGTGACTTATCAATGGAAAGTTGATTTTATTGCATAGATGTATTAAAGCAAATTATTAAATCAAAAGTTTTATATTTTTGACTATTTCTTAAAGACTATTCCTTAAAAATGCTTTGTGAATACTTTTTAGGCGAAACCCCAAACATTTTTGAAAAAGCTCTTGAAAAACTGGAATAATCGTTAAATCCACATTTGCTTGCTGCATCAGCAGGTGATAATCCCTCATTGATGTAAGCAGCGCATTTTTGCATCCTCTTAAAATTAACATAATTATGTATTGTACAGCCTGTATTTGCCTTAAATTTATGCATCAAATAATATTTGTTAATATAAAACATTTTAGACAGCATATCAATACTTAAATCAGAGTCTAAATTAGCATTTATGTATTTAATAATATTTTGGATTTGTTCATCAAATTTTACTTCAACTTCCTCTACATGTCCGCCTGGTTTCATCTGAAGTCTATTAATATATATAATAAATTCCAAAAATAATGCATTACATAAAATCCTAGTTCCAAATTGAACACCATTTTCTTCTAATTCAATTTTAGTAAGTATGGCCTTAATTGTATTTATGGAATGTTTATAAAGTCTTAGTAAATGTCTGTTTTCTCTTGCTAATTTAAAGCAGGTTAAAAGATCATCTTCCTCATTGCCATGTTGTCTCAAAAAATCATCATTAATCCAAAGAACTATTCTCTCATATTCTTCATCAGGCTCAACTATGGGCTTATGTACTTGATTTCTCGGAACAAAAAGTATATCCCAAGGCATTAACTTATATGACTTCCCTTCAATATTGTAAATTACATTTCCAGATAAAAATATTATTATTTTATTGAATTCATGGTAGTGAAACTCAAATTGAAAATCACTCCTGTCTTTTAAGTGAAAAAATTTATAGTCATTATTCAATTGTCCTCTTTTAACACCTTGTTCAATAAA
This region includes:
- a CDS encoding AraC family transcriptional regulator; translation: MFIEQGVKRGQLNNDYKFFHLKDRSDFQFEFHYHEFNKIIIFLSGNVIYNIEGKSYKLMPWDILFVPRNQVHKPIVEPDEEYERIVLWINDDFLRQHGNEEDDLLTCFKLARENRHLLRLYKHSINTIKAILTKIELEENGVQFGTRILCNALFLEFIIYINRLQMKPGGHVEEVEVKFDEQIQNIIKYINANLDSDLSIDMLSKMFYINKYYLMHKFKANTGCTIHNYVNFKRMQKCAAYINEGLSPADAASKCGFNDYSSFSRAFSKMFGVSPKKYSQSIFKE